A window of the Candidatus Thermoplasmatota archaeon genome harbors these coding sequences:
- a CDS encoding type II secretion system F family protein produces the protein MRFEARHLSFAALALAALSAALAIPAATRPFVALALLLTVGAAVASAMLLRARPPAVPDEPEDDDARFSREVRLHVFSAIATFVVLLFALVDIVAAIAGAGFVTLFAGPVLAIYPIILAVVATIPAIAGFFATREPRSMGAMPSGARLYAAWALLGLTGLSLLLGALIGLGILDAAGMGFIKAERAPFVSTVGVVTGGLFALHWLGFPGWGRVIHWMEAEERIRRSNVTRQMVIGFVALSGVLIVASLVASFAFPDTMHRVWLLGFAMLALIPATFSVGISHVVLKLEVGLGDIEDVRKKRRVILQSLSVGLTVTAAALGVITFLAFLAQAGGAALFRSLLEVYTSPTLYPFILTLALVPLLLTLVTRTRVQTEVQYTDRKKALSVWFSTLSIVLIFFGVFAGSGLASGKGISEENAVLVLSLATIVLSVLVKTRALLPGVVQMILEAIKRTENANEELAEDIRKRMMATYVGGLVFVLAFVGFVAMQATGVVKMEKGPQTDLVFFLFLFVGLGVLIVVGMRYFQGVNIDPRWKKATDQEIGKKRLTSEQMNRYLVLGVSMTLAGILFVLGLLVQFGLVTQLGPLAIGSKYATDFFVFAILLGLGPYGFYHNREMARIRAIDQKFPEFLRDLAESQRSGMTLTEAVITASKGSYGALTPDIKRMASQIEWGISFEEALKRFAKRVRTPLIERTVSLVVQASKAGGNVVDVLAAAADDSREIQMILKERKSSMSIYVMIIYIAFFVFIGVIGVLNAQFIPEVSRAVKGASGVTIGGLTFRAFDEEVFKTLFFHGAIVQGLGGGIVAGVMEGGKPISGLKHAFVMITIAYVVFRLVIG, from the coding sequence GTGAGGTTCGAGGCCCGGCACCTGTCCTTCGCGGCCCTCGCGCTCGCGGCCCTTTCGGCCGCGCTCGCGATTCCCGCCGCGACGCGGCCGTTCGTCGCGCTCGCGCTCCTCCTCACGGTGGGCGCCGCCGTCGCCTCGGCGATGCTTCTCAGGGCCCGCCCGCCCGCGGTTCCCGACGAGCCCGAGGACGACGACGCGCGCTTTAGCCGCGAGGTCCGCCTCCACGTCTTCAGCGCCATCGCGACGTTCGTCGTCCTCCTCTTCGCGCTCGTCGACATCGTCGCGGCGATCGCGGGCGCGGGATTCGTCACCCTCTTCGCGGGGCCGGTCCTCGCGATCTACCCCATCATCCTCGCCGTGGTCGCGACGATCCCCGCGATCGCCGGCTTCTTCGCGACGCGCGAGCCGCGCTCGATGGGCGCGATGCCCTCCGGAGCGCGTCTCTACGCCGCCTGGGCCCTCCTCGGGCTCACCGGGCTGAGCCTCCTCCTCGGCGCGCTCATCGGCCTCGGCATCCTCGATGCCGCCGGCATGGGCTTCATCAAGGCCGAGCGCGCGCCCTTCGTGAGCACCGTCGGCGTCGTCACCGGGGGCCTCTTTGCGCTCCACTGGCTCGGCTTCCCCGGATGGGGCCGCGTCATCCACTGGATGGAGGCCGAGGAGCGCATCCGACGCAGCAACGTCACGCGCCAGATGGTCATCGGGTTCGTCGCGCTCTCGGGCGTCCTGATCGTGGCCTCGCTCGTCGCGAGCTTCGCGTTCCCGGACACCATGCATCGGGTCTGGCTCCTCGGCTTCGCCATGCTCGCGCTCATTCCGGCGACCTTCAGCGTCGGCATCAGCCACGTCGTCCTGAAGCTCGAGGTGGGCCTCGGCGACATCGAGGACGTCCGGAAGAAGCGGCGCGTCATCCTGCAGTCCCTTTCGGTCGGGCTCACGGTGACCGCGGCGGCGCTCGGCGTCATCACCTTCCTCGCGTTCCTCGCCCAGGCGGGCGGCGCCGCGCTCTTCCGCAGCCTGCTCGAGGTCTACACGTCCCCGACGCTCTATCCGTTCATCCTCACGCTCGCCCTCGTCCCCCTACTCCTCACCCTCGTCACGAGGACGCGCGTGCAGACGGAGGTCCAGTACACGGACCGGAAGAAGGCGCTCTCGGTGTGGTTCTCCACGCTCTCGATCGTCCTCATCTTCTTCGGCGTGTTCGCGGGGTCAGGCCTCGCCTCGGGCAAGGGCATCAGCGAGGAGAACGCCGTCCTCGTCCTTTCGCTCGCCACCATCGTCCTCTCCGTGCTCGTGAAGACGCGCGCCCTTCTCCCGGGCGTCGTCCAGATGATCCTGGAGGCGATCAAGAGGACGGAGAACGCGAACGAGGAGCTCGCGGAGGACATCCGCAAGCGCATGATGGCGACGTACGTCGGCGGCCTCGTGTTCGTGCTCGCCTTCGTCGGCTTCGTCGCGATGCAGGCGACCGGGGTCGTGAAGATGGAGAAGGGACCCCAGACGGACCTCGTCTTCTTCCTCTTCCTCTTCGTCGGGCTCGGCGTCCTCATCGTCGTCGGCATGCGGTACTTCCAGGGCGTCAACATCGACCCGCGCTGGAAGAAGGCGACCGACCAGGAGATCGGCAAGAAGCGTCTCACCTCCGAGCAGATGAACCGTTACCTCGTGCTCGGCGTGAGCATGACGCTCGCGGGCATCCTGTTCGTCCTCGGCCTCCTCGTCCAGTTCGGTCTTGTGACGCAGCTCGGGCCCCTCGCCATCGGCTCGAAGTACGCGACCGACTTCTTCGTCTTCGCCATCCTCCTCGGGCTCGGCCCCTACGGATTCTACCACAACCGCGAGATGGCGCGCATCCGCGCGATCGACCAGAAGTTTCCCGAATTCCTGCGCGACCTCGCGGAGAGCCAGCGCTCGGGCATGACCCTCACGGAAGCCGTCATCACCGCGTCCAAGGGCTCCTACGGCGCGCTCACGCCCGACATCAAGCGCATGGCGAGCCAGATCGAATGGGGCATCTCGTTCGAGGAGGCTCTGAAGCGCTTCGCGAAGCGCGTGCGCACGCCCCTCATCGAGCGCACGGTTTCGCTCGTCGTCCAGGCGTCGAAGGCCGGCGGCAACGTCGTGGACGTCCTCGCGGCCGCGGCCGACGACAGCCGCGAGATCCAGATGATCCTCAAGGAGCGCAAGAGCTCCATGAGCATCTACGTCATGATCATCTACATCGCGTTCTTCGTGTTCATCGGCGTCATCGGCGTCCTGAACGCGCAGTTCATCCCCGAGGTGTCGCGCGCCGTGAAGGGCGCCTCCGGCGTCACGATCGGCGGGCTCACGTTCCGCGCCTTCGACGAGGAGGTCTTCAAGACGCTCTTCTTCCACGGCGCCATCGTGCAGGGCCTCGGCGGCGGCATCGTCGCGGGCGTGATGGAGGGCGGGAAGCCCATCTCCGGCCTGAAGCACGCCTTCGTCATGATCACGATCGCCTACGTCGTGTTCCGTCTCGTCATCGGGTGA